Proteins from a single region of Pseudomonas sp. BSw22131:
- a CDS encoding DUF2247 family protein, giving the protein MSPFGILIGLGLACWSTIFLGYKKGWISRGDIFEYAMNQLLNGCDSERVAIIAGGEYLSDEELLEVISKQMEATNCVAEMDKWRLAFLLCIDGSNDSDENKIKRLQEIYADFDYPEDMASCSIYSQDGVGPLVAMSQVLKGLRERLLLR; this is encoded by the coding sequence ATGTCTCCATTTGGTATATTAATCGGTTTGGGTTTGGCTTGCTGGTCAACTATTTTTTTGGGATATAAAAAGGGCTGGATAAGTCGAGGAGATATTTTCGAATATGCCATGAACCAGCTTCTAAATGGTTGCGACAGCGAACGCGTTGCCATCATTGCTGGAGGCGAATATTTAAGCGATGAAGAGCTTCTTGAAGTTATCTCAAAACAAATGGAGGCGACGAATTGTGTTGCTGAAATGGATAAGTGGCGTTTGGCTTTTCTGCTTTGCATTGACGGGTCGAATGACAGTGACGAAAATAAAATAAAACGACTTCAGGAAATCTATGCGGACTTTGATTATCCGGAAGACATGGCTTCGTGCAGCATTTATTCTCAAGATGGTGTTGGCCCGCTTGTAGCTATGAGTCAAGTTTTGAAGGGGCTAAGAGAGAGGCTTTTACTCCGCTAA
- a CDS encoding acyl-CoA dehydrogenase family protein produces MPDTSLNPLSLGTDYETLANRFRPLFQQIAAGTVEREQARSLPYEQIKWLKQAGFGAVRVPVEYGGAGASVEQLFELLIELAEADSNIPQSLRGHFAFVEDRLNAPPSEERSQWFARFVAGELVGNGWTEVGNVKLGEVITKATPDGAGFLLSGKKYYSTGSIFADWIDVYAQRSDNGADVIAVVDAHHPGVSQRDDWDGFGQRTTGSGTSVFDRVPVPAAHLIPFEDRFKYQTAFYQLVLLAVLAGTGRAIERDISQQIRDRTRVYSHGNAPTVSADAQIQQVVGQISAQVYAAQATTLRSARPLQQAYEARFSGDAARERAANIAAEIQTSQAQVIVSDLILRAATDLFNALGASGISLNKALDRHWRNARTVASHNPLIYKARIVGDWSINGTEPPYVWQIGQGGAKG; encoded by the coding sequence ATGCCTGATACCTCTCTCAACCCGCTGTCCCTGGGTACCGATTACGAGACACTCGCCAACCGTTTTCGGCCGCTGTTCCAGCAGATCGCAGCAGGCACCGTTGAGCGCGAACAGGCGCGCTCGCTGCCGTACGAGCAGATCAAATGGCTGAAGCAGGCGGGCTTCGGCGCAGTGCGCGTGCCTGTTGAATATGGCGGCGCGGGTGCTTCGGTCGAGCAACTGTTCGAGCTGTTGATTGAACTGGCCGAAGCGGATTCCAACATTCCCCAATCGTTGCGCGGGCACTTTGCGTTTGTAGAAGACCGCCTCAACGCGCCGCCAAGCGAAGAACGCAGCCAATGGTTCGCGCGCTTCGTCGCCGGGGAACTGGTAGGTAACGGCTGGACCGAGGTCGGCAACGTCAAGCTCGGGGAAGTCATCACCAAAGCCACACCGGACGGTGCCGGATTTTTGCTCAGCGGCAAAAAGTACTACAGCACAGGCAGCATTTTCGCTGACTGGATTGATGTGTATGCCCAGCGCTCCGACAACGGCGCAGACGTGATCGCAGTGGTCGACGCGCACCATCCCGGTGTCAGCCAGCGCGATGACTGGGACGGCTTCGGCCAACGCACCACCGGCAGCGGCACATCGGTGTTCGACCGTGTGCCTGTGCCGGCCGCGCACCTGATCCCGTTCGAAGACCGCTTCAAGTACCAGACGGCCTTTTATCAGTTGGTGCTACTCGCGGTGCTGGCGGGGACTGGCCGGGCAATCGAGCGTGACATCTCGCAGCAGATCCGTGATCGCACCCGCGTCTACAGCCATGGCAACGCCCCGACAGTCAGTGCCGATGCTCAGATTCAACAGGTGGTGGGCCAGATTTCGGCGCAGGTCTATGCCGCCCAGGCAACGACACTGCGCAGCGCCCGGCCGTTGCAACAGGCGTACGAAGCGCGTTTTTCGGGCGACGCCGCCCGTGAGCGTGCTGCCAATATCGCTGCAGAAATACAAACGTCCCAGGCGCAGGTGATCGTTTCCGATCTCATCCTGCGGGCCGCAACCGACCTGTTCAACGCGCTGGGTGCGTCCGGGATCAGTCTCAACAAAGCGCTGGATCGGCACTGGCGCAATGCACGCACCGTCGCCTCGCACAACCCGCTTATCTACAAAGCCAGAATCGTCGGCGACTGGAGCATCAACGGCACCGAGCCGCCTTACGTGTGGCAGATCGGGCAAGGTGGGGCTAAGGGCTAA
- the sfnG gene encoding dimethylsulfone monooxygenase SfnG: protein MSQHVIKFAYWVPNVSGGLVVSKIEQRTHWGIEYNRTLAQIAERSGFEYALTQIRFTAGYGADNQHESVAFSHALLAATDKLKVIAAILPGPWTPAVVAKQLATIDQLTAGRVAINIVSGWFKGEFQAIGEPWLEHDERYRRSEEFIQALKGIWTTDNFTFKGDFYRFHDYTLRPKPIQQPHPEIFQGGSSRAARDMAARVSDWYFTNGNTVEGIKAQVDDIRAKAAANGHSVRIGVNAFIIARETEEEARAVLQEIIDKADPEAVNAFGDAAKQAGKASPEGEGNWAKSTFADLVQYNDGFKTNLIGTPRQIAERIVALKAVGVDLVLSAFLHFQEEVEYFGQHVLPLVRELEATRQTVDVTATEIA from the coding sequence ATGAGTCAGCACGTAATCAAATTCGCTTACTGGGTGCCTAACGTCAGCGGTGGCCTTGTGGTCAGCAAGATCGAGCAGCGCACTCATTGGGGCATCGAGTACAACCGCACACTGGCGCAGATTGCCGAGCGCTCGGGCTTCGAATACGCCCTGACACAGATTCGCTTCACCGCCGGTTACGGCGCAGACAACCAGCATGAATCGGTTGCGTTCAGTCACGCGCTGCTCGCTGCAACCGACAAGCTCAAAGTGATCGCCGCGATTCTGCCGGGGCCGTGGACGCCTGCCGTCGTGGCCAAGCAACTGGCGACCATTGACCAACTGACGGCCGGACGCGTGGCCATCAACATCGTCAGCGGCTGGTTCAAGGGCGAATTCCAGGCGATTGGCGAACCATGGCTTGAACACGATGAGCGCTATCGTCGCTCGGAAGAATTCATTCAGGCGCTCAAAGGCATCTGGACCACCGATAACTTCACCTTCAAGGGCGACTTCTACCGCTTCCACGATTACACCCTGCGGCCCAAGCCCATTCAGCAACCGCACCCGGAAATCTTTCAGGGCGGCAGTTCCCGTGCGGCACGGGACATGGCCGCACGCGTTTCCGACTGGTACTTCACCAACGGCAACACGGTGGAAGGCATAAAGGCTCAGGTGGATGACATCCGCGCCAAAGCCGCCGCCAACGGTCACTCTGTGAGGATCGGCGTTAACGCATTTATCATCGCCCGGGAAACCGAGGAAGAGGCCCGCGCGGTGCTGCAAGAGATCATCGACAAAGCCGACCCCGAAGCCGTGAATGCTTTCGGTGATGCTGCCAAACAAGCCGGCAAGGCCAGCCCGGAAGGCGAAGGCAACTGGGCAAAATCGACGTTTGCCGATCTGGTGCAATACAACGACGGTTTCAAGACCAACCTCATCGGCACACCCAGGCAAATTGCCGAACGTATCGTGGCGCTAAAAGCCGTGGGCGTTGATTTGGTGTTGTCTGCGTTTTTGCACTTTCAGGAAGAAGTCGAATACTTCGGCCAGCACGTCCTGCCGCTGGTGCGTGAACTGGAAGCAACGCGCCAGACTGTCGATGTCACCGCGACCGAAATCGCCTGA
- a CDS encoding L-iditol 2-dehydrogenase codes for MKRLDGKSALITGSARGIGRAYAEAYIREGATVAIADIDLARAQATADELGPQAYPVKMDVTDQASIDAAIAQVVAKTSKLDILINNAALFDLAPITDITRESYERLFSINVAGTLFTLQAAARQMIAQGHGGKIINMASQAGRRGEALVGVYCATKAAVISLTQSAGLNLIKHKINVNAIAPGVVDGEHWDGVDALFAKHENRPLGEKKKLVGQEVPYGRMGTAEDLAGMAIFLASQESDYIVAQTYNVDGGNWMS; via the coding sequence ATGAAACGACTCGATGGAAAAAGCGCCCTGATCACCGGCTCAGCCCGCGGTATCGGGCGCGCGTACGCTGAGGCCTACATTCGCGAAGGCGCAACCGTCGCCATTGCCGACATCGATCTGGCACGCGCGCAGGCGACCGCCGACGAACTCGGACCGCAGGCCTATCCGGTGAAGATGGACGTCACCGATCAGGCATCGATTGATGCCGCGATTGCTCAGGTGGTCGCCAAGACCTCAAAGCTCGACATCCTGATCAACAACGCCGCGCTGTTCGACCTGGCGCCCATCACTGACATCACCCGCGAAAGCTACGAACGGCTGTTCTCGATCAACGTCGCGGGCACGTTGTTCACCCTGCAGGCCGCAGCCCGGCAAATGATCGCTCAGGGGCACGGCGGCAAGATCATCAACATGGCGAGCCAGGCCGGGCGTCGTGGCGAGGCGTTAGTGGGTGTTTACTGCGCAACCAAAGCAGCGGTGATCAGCCTGACCCAGTCTGCGGGTTTGAACCTCATCAAGCACAAGATCAACGTCAATGCGATTGCCCCGGGGGTTGTGGATGGCGAGCACTGGGACGGCGTGGACGCGTTGTTCGCCAAACATGAAAATCGCCCGCTTGGGGAGAAGAAGAAACTCGTCGGCCAGGAGGTGCCGTATGGCCGCATGGGGACCGCCGAAGACCTGGCCGGAATGGCGATTTTCCTGGCCTCTCAAGAGAGCGATTACATCGTGGCGCAAACCTACAACGTAGATGGCGGCAACTGGATGAGCTGA
- a CDS encoding ABC transporter substrate-binding protein yields the protein MKISPKALLLCAGLSVALVSHADETITIATVNNSDMIRMQRLSKVFEAQHPDIKLNWVVLEENVLRQRLTTDIATQGGQFDVLTIGTYETPLWAAKNWLEPMKNLPASYDLDDIFPSVRQGLSVNDTLYALPFYGESTVTYYRKDLFKEAGLSMPEHPTWTQLGEFAAKLHHPDKDQYGMCLRGKAGWGENMALLTTMANTFGARWFDEQWQPELTSPEWTAAANFYVNTLKHYGPPGVSSNGFNETLALFNSGKCAIWVDASVAGSFTTDKEQSRVVDSVGFAPAPVEVTDKGASWLYAWSLAIPATSKHKEAATAFISWATSKDYIQLVAQKEGITNVPPGTRTSTYSDEYLKAAPFAKVTLQMMQNADPAHPSAKPVPYVGIQYVTIPEFQAIGTSVGKLFSAALTGQMSVEQALSSAQSTTLREMKRAGYPKH from the coding sequence ATGAAGATATCGCCTAAAGCGCTGCTTCTGTGCGCGGGGTTGTCGGTGGCGTTAGTCAGTCACGCTGACGAGACAATCACCATTGCAACCGTCAACAACAGCGACATGATCCGCATGCAGCGGCTGTCCAAAGTGTTTGAAGCGCAACACCCGGACATCAAGCTCAACTGGGTCGTGCTCGAAGAAAACGTCCTGCGCCAACGTCTCACCACCGACATCGCGACCCAGGGCGGCCAGTTCGACGTACTGACCATCGGCACCTACGAAACACCTCTGTGGGCGGCGAAGAACTGGCTGGAGCCGATGAAAAATCTTCCCGCCAGTTATGACCTCGACGACATCTTCCCCTCGGTCCGTCAGGGCCTGTCTGTCAATGACACGCTCTATGCACTGCCCTTCTATGGCGAAAGCACGGTCACCTATTACCGCAAGGATCTGTTCAAGGAAGCAGGTTTGAGCATGCCAGAGCACCCGACCTGGACCCAGCTGGGCGAGTTCGCTGCCAAGCTGCACCACCCGGACAAGGACCAGTACGGCATGTGCCTGCGGGGTAAAGCCGGTTGGGGTGAGAACATGGCGTTGCTGACGACGATGGCCAACACCTTTGGCGCGCGCTGGTTCGACGAGCAATGGCAGCCCGAACTGACCAGCCCTGAATGGACGGCGGCGGCCAACTTCTACGTGAACACCCTCAAGCACTATGGTCCGCCGGGCGTTTCAAGCAACGGTTTCAATGAAACCCTGGCGCTGTTCAACAGCGGCAAATGCGCCATTTGGGTGGACGCCAGCGTCGCGGGCTCCTTCACCACTGACAAGGAGCAGAGCCGGGTGGTCGACAGTGTCGGCTTTGCCCCCGCGCCCGTGGAAGTCACCGATAAGGGCGCCTCGTGGTTGTACGCCTGGTCACTGGCGATCCCCGCCACGTCCAAACACAAGGAAGCCGCCACCGCCTTCATTAGCTGGGCCACCTCAAAAGACTACATTCAGCTGGTCGCGCAGAAGGAAGGCATCACCAACGTACCACCGGGTACGCGCACCTCGACCTACAGCGATGAGTACTTAAAAGCAGCCCCGTTCGCCAAGGTAACGCTGCAAATGATGCAGAACGCGGACCCGGCTCATCCCTCGGCCAAGCCGGTGCCGTATGTGGGCATTCAATACGTGACCATTCCTGAGTTCCAAGCCATCGGCACGTCCGTCGGCAAGCTGTTTTCAGCAGCCCTCACCGGCCAGATGTCGGTGGAGCAAGCACTGAGTTCGGCGCAGTCGACCACGCTCAGGGAAATGAAGCGCGCCGGTTATCCCAAGCACTGA
- a CDS encoding AraC family transcriptional regulator, with the protein MSDRRTALFEQLPAELEIILPLPEQSFRWYEHDYPYPLARWNHHPEFEIHLIRHGSGKLLAGDYIGAFSAGHVAMIGPDLPHDWMGDLAPGEYLTGRDVVLQFDGAALLALRQTLPELGDLHHLFDRARRGLEFTGETATQAAVLLESIGTAQGLQRLVLFLQLLDALMLAPAAHSHTLASGCYAPALDAKGQARIHKAFDYLQQELTGDVRLSVIAERLNMSEPGFSRFFKRATGHGFIDLMRKLRVQRACRLLTQTKMSVADVCFEVGYGNLSNFNRHFLVEMKQTPSDYRRVAARKAAGSKAVMPVDG; encoded by the coding sequence ATGTCGGACAGGCGCACGGCCCTTTTTGAGCAACTGCCGGCGGAGCTGGAAATCATTCTGCCGCTGCCAGAGCAAAGCTTTCGCTGGTATGAGCATGACTATCCATACCCGCTTGCGCGCTGGAATCATCACCCGGAGTTTGAAATCCACCTGATCCGTCACGGCAGTGGGAAGTTGCTGGCGGGTGACTACATCGGCGCATTCAGTGCCGGTCACGTCGCCATGATCGGCCCCGACTTGCCGCACGACTGGATGGGGGATCTGGCGCCGGGTGAATACCTGACCGGCCGCGACGTGGTTCTGCAATTCGACGGCGCCGCCTTGCTGGCTCTGCGTCAGACGCTGCCTGAACTCGGCGACCTGCACCACCTGTTCGACCGCGCGCGTCGGGGCCTGGAGTTTACCGGCGAGACGGCAACCCAGGCGGCTGTGCTGCTTGAGTCCATCGGCACCGCGCAAGGCTTGCAGCGCCTGGTGCTATTTCTGCAACTGCTCGACGCACTGATGCTCGCGCCAGCCGCGCATTCCCATACCCTGGCCAGTGGCTGTTATGCGCCAGCCCTGGACGCAAAGGGTCAGGCACGCATCCACAAGGCGTTCGATTACTTGCAGCAGGAATTGACCGGGGATGTGCGTCTGTCGGTGATAGCTGAGCGCCTCAACATGAGCGAGCCAGGGTTCTCGCGGTTCTTCAAGCGTGCGACCGGCCACGGCTTTATCGACCTGATGCGCAAATTAAGGGTGCAACGCGCGTGTCGCCTGTTAACCCAGACAAAGATGTCGGTCGCTGATGTGTGCTTTGAAGTGGGTTACGGCAATCTTTCAAACTTCAATCGACACTTTCTGGTTGAAATGAAGCAGACACCAAGTGATTACAGACGTGTCGCAGCGAGAAAGGCCGCCGGGAGCAAAGCCGTAATGCCCGTAGATGGTTGA